The following are encoded in a window of Sphaerisporangium siamense genomic DNA:
- a CDS encoding D-alanyl-D-alanine carboxypeptidase family protein, producing the protein MPSPRSASLVAVFMALASVLVLASSGTAQAKLVTLEEVDREPGPGNLTELRREAEKSSQALAEATKALEQRQATLAKADTELKAKLEQLRTATAQLSRVRKPLADLVQSLYQSPSGGDMSPFLSGEEDVDQLRALSDMTYLVSGRDEVLADAGRLYQQQQRLAAEAQDLRATKLLVEAQLSVEIDTLRKRSAATVKSLSQALVKLGVRVNQGGRSGAACDPTRVSSAAQYPNGLLPKSVLCPLQQPGRELRADAAIAFVALNEAYKRRFGRSICVTDSYRSLGAQQAVYYRRPGFAAVPGRSNHGLGLAVDLCGGVESFRSAQFNWLEANGKQFGWIHPAWAYSSPFEPWHWEYDPKLGSAL; encoded by the coding sequence CTCGATCGGCGAGCCTGGTCGCGGTCTTCATGGCGTTGGCTTCCGTGCTCGTGCTCGCGTCGTCGGGGACGGCGCAGGCGAAGCTCGTCACGCTGGAGGAGGTCGACCGGGAGCCGGGGCCGGGGAATCTGACGGAGCTGCGGCGGGAGGCCGAGAAGTCGTCGCAGGCGCTGGCGGAGGCGACGAAGGCGCTGGAGCAGCGGCAGGCGACGCTGGCGAAGGCCGACACCGAGCTGAAGGCCAAGCTGGAGCAGCTCCGCACGGCCACCGCGCAGTTGTCGCGGGTGCGCAAGCCGCTCGCCGACCTCGTCCAGTCGCTCTACCAGTCCCCGTCGGGCGGGGACATGTCTCCGTTCCTCTCCGGTGAGGAGGACGTCGACCAGCTGCGCGCCCTCAGTGACATGACGTACCTGGTGTCCGGACGGGACGAGGTGCTGGCCGACGCCGGGCGGCTCTACCAGCAGCAGCAGCGGCTGGCGGCCGAGGCGCAGGATCTCCGGGCGACCAAGCTACTGGTCGAGGCGCAGCTCAGCGTGGAGATCGATACCTTGCGGAAGCGTTCGGCCGCGACTGTCAAGTCCTTGTCGCAGGCGCTGGTGAAGCTCGGCGTACGCGTCAACCAGGGGGGTCGGTCCGGTGCCGCGTGCGACCCCACGCGGGTGAGCTCGGCCGCGCAGTATCCGAACGGCCTGCTGCCCAAGAGCGTGCTGTGCCCACTCCAGCAGCCGGGGCGCGAGTTGCGCGCGGACGCGGCGATCGCGTTCGTGGCGCTCAACGAGGCGTACAAGCGGCGCTTCGGCAGGTCGATATGTGTGACGGACAGTTATCGCAGCCTGGGGGCGCAGCAGGCGGTCTACTACCGCCGGCCTGGGTTCGCCGCCGTGCCGGGGCGGAGCAACCACGGGCTGGGGCTGGCCGTGGACCTGTGTGGCGGGGTGGAGTCGTTCCGTTCGGCGCAGTTCAACTGGCTTGAGGCGAACGGCAAGCAGTTCGGGTGGATTCACCCCGCTTGGGCGTATAGCAGTCCCTTTGAGCCCTGGCACTGGGAGTATGACCCCAAGCTAGGGTCTGCGCTGTAG
- a CDS encoding RcpC/CpaB family pilus assembly protein codes for MVNRRRRLLAAVLAAMAMTCLGLAIRPAATAEVLAAARDLPGGALSPADVTVIRLPEGTVPDGALPPAAPVDGRVLTSPARRGEPLTDVRLLGPSLVDAYGPGLLAAPVRITDASSAHLLRSGDVIDVIAAAPKWDDAVAPPTATVAQAVTVIAPPAATRTTDAMGDTGALVVLAATPDQATRLAQAATGSRLSIAIHGHRR; via the coding sequence ATGGTCAACCGACGGCGGCGGCTCCTGGCCGCCGTGCTGGCGGCGATGGCCATGACCTGCCTCGGTCTCGCCATCCGTCCCGCCGCCACCGCCGAGGTCCTCGCCGCGGCCCGCGACCTCCCTGGAGGTGCGCTCTCCCCCGCGGACGTCACCGTGATCAGGCTTCCCGAGGGCACCGTGCCCGACGGAGCCCTCCCCCCTGCGGCCCCGGTCGACGGCCGCGTCCTGACCTCGCCCGCCCGCCGCGGCGAGCCGCTGACGGACGTACGCCTGCTCGGCCCATCCCTCGTCGACGCCTACGGCCCGGGCCTCCTCGCCGCGCCCGTGCGCATCACGGACGCCTCGTCGGCACACCTTCTGCGCTCCGGCGACGTCATCGACGTCATCGCCGCCGCCCCCAAGTGGGACGACGCGGTCGCACCCCCGACGGCGACGGTGGCCCAGGCGGTGACCGTCATCGCCCCGCCCGCCGCGACCCGCACCACCGACGCCATGGGCGACACCGGCGCCCTGGTCGTCCTCGCCGCCACCCCCGACCAGGCCACCCGCCTCGCCCAAGCCGCCACCGGCTCACGCCTGTCCATCGCGATCCACGGCCACCGGCGATAG
- a CDS encoding S-methyl-5'-thioadenosine phosphorylase encodes MVTRADIGVIGGSGFYSLLDDAEEVEVTTPYGPPSDPVTVGRIGSRTVAFVPRHGRDHRHPPHRIPYRANLWALRSLGVRQVLAPSAVGSLRVEYGPGTLVIPDQLVDRTSGRVHTYYDEGGAVHVPFADPYCPVGRALAHTTASAEGWEAVDGGTLVVIEGPRFSSRAESRWFSSNGWSIIGMTGYPEAALARELALCYTTLALVTDHDAGVEAGEGVTQEEVFAFFAANSERMRTLVATVAESLPLDRACPCPTALNGIKLPFALP; translated from the coding sequence ATGGTCACCAGAGCGGACATCGGAGTCATCGGCGGCTCAGGCTTCTACTCCCTCCTCGACGACGCCGAAGAGGTCGAGGTCACCACGCCGTACGGCCCGCCGAGCGATCCCGTCACCGTCGGGCGCATCGGCTCGCGAACCGTCGCGTTCGTGCCCCGTCACGGCCGCGACCACCGCCACCCTCCCCACCGCATTCCCTACCGGGCCAACCTGTGGGCGCTGCGCTCGCTGGGCGTCCGGCAGGTGCTGGCGCCGAGCGCCGTGGGGTCGCTGCGGGTCGAGTACGGCCCGGGCACGCTCGTCATCCCCGACCAGCTCGTCGACCGCACCTCCGGCCGCGTCCACACCTACTACGACGAGGGGGGCGCGGTCCACGTCCCCTTCGCCGACCCCTACTGCCCGGTGGGCCGCGCCCTGGCCCACACCACCGCGAGCGCCGAGGGGTGGGAGGCCGTGGACGGCGGCACCCTCGTCGTCATCGAGGGCCCGCGCTTCTCCTCCCGCGCCGAGTCCCGCTGGTTCAGCTCCAACGGCTGGTCCATCATCGGCATGACCGGCTACCCCGAGGCCGCCCTCGCCCGCGAACTCGCCCTCTGCTACACCACGCTGGCCCTCGTCACCGACCACGACGCCGGCGTCGAGGCCGGCGAAGGCGTCACCCAGGAAGAGGTCTTCGCCTTCTTCGCCGCCAACAGCGAACGCATGCGCACGCTCGTCGCCACGGTCGCCGAATCCCTCCCCCTGGACCGCGCCTGCCCCTGCCCCACCGCCCTGAACGGCATCAAACTCCCCTTCGCTCTCCCCTGA
- a CDS encoding FmdB family zinc ribbon protein, translated as MPTYQYACTACGEGLEVTQRFTDDPLTTCPSCSGKLRKVFSAVGIVFKGSGFYRTDNRSSGSSASTTSPSAKSESNGSSGSGSSDSGSSKSGSESGSGKKEPAAASSSTSSSSSGSSTS; from the coding sequence GTGCCCACCTACCAGTACGCCTGTACCGCTTGCGGTGAAGGTCTCGAAGTGACTCAGCGCTTCACCGACGATCCGCTGACGACGTGCCCGAGCTGCTCCGGCAAGCTGCGCAAGGTCTTCTCCGCCGTGGGCATCGTGTTCAAGGGGTCGGGCTTCTACCGTACCGACAACCGTTCGTCCGGCTCCTCCGCCTCCACGACCTCGCCGTCGGCCAAGTCCGAGTCCAACGGCTCCTCGGGGTCCGGTTCCTCCGACTCGGGGTCTTCCAAGTCCGGCTCGGAGTCGGGCTCGGGCAAGAAGGAACCCGCCGCCGCGAGCTCGTCCACTTCCTCCAGCTCCTCTGGCTCCTCCACCTCCTGA
- a CDS encoding potassium/proton antiporter, giving the protein MNLNIWLLLASVVVIAAIASVRIAHRTGLPTLLIYLGIGLLLGEAGLGVQFENAGLAQQIGLAALAVILAEGGLTTQWTHVRQGVPTALALATIGVGVSIIVLAGSVHWLLGMDWRMALLLGAILASTDAAAVFSVLRRLPLPRRLAGILEAESGFNDAPTVIVVVMLSRLGTPLPDLAHVMGEAALELGVGAAVGLAVGPLGGYALRRVALPSSGLYPIAVLALAFVAYSGAALLHGSGFLSVYLATLVLGNTRLPHRPATRGFAEGAAWLAQIGLFVMLGILASPSELPTTIVPGLIAGLALLLLARPASVVASALIVRVAGVDSLSWRDQLFLSWAGLRGAVPIVLATIPWAAGIIGAKGLFNEVFVIVIVFTMVQGPTLPYLARVLGIGAPGEARDLGVEAAPLEELDADLLQVTIPPGSGLHGVEIFELRLPSDAAVTMVVREGRSFVPELSTRLRAEDQLLVVTTAACRQTVERRLRAVSRRGKLAGWYGERGD; this is encoded by the coding sequence GTGAATCTGAATATCTGGCTACTCCTCGCGTCCGTCGTGGTGATCGCCGCCATCGCCTCCGTACGGATCGCCCACCGCACGGGCCTGCCCACCCTGCTCATCTACCTGGGCATCGGCCTGCTGCTCGGCGAGGCCGGGCTGGGCGTCCAGTTCGAGAACGCGGGCCTGGCCCAGCAGATCGGCCTCGCCGCGCTCGCCGTGATCCTCGCCGAAGGCGGCCTGACCACCCAATGGACGCACGTACGCCAGGGCGTGCCGACCGCGCTCGCCCTCGCCACCATCGGCGTCGGCGTCAGCATCATCGTGCTCGCGGGGTCCGTGCACTGGCTGCTCGGCATGGACTGGCGCATGGCGCTGCTGCTCGGCGCGATCCTCGCCTCCACCGACGCGGCGGCGGTGTTCTCCGTCCTGCGCCGTCTGCCGCTGCCACGGCGGCTCGCGGGCATCCTGGAGGCCGAGTCCGGCTTCAACGACGCGCCCACGGTCATCGTCGTCGTCATGCTCAGCCGGCTCGGCACGCCCCTGCCCGACCTGGCCCACGTCATGGGCGAGGCCGCCCTCGAACTCGGCGTCGGCGCCGCGGTCGGCCTCGCCGTCGGACCGCTCGGCGGCTACGCGCTGCGTCGCGTCGCGCTGCCGTCCTCGGGCCTGTACCCGATCGCCGTGCTCGCCCTCGCGTTCGTCGCCTACAGCGGCGCGGCGCTGCTGCACGGCAGCGGGTTCCTCTCCGTCTACCTGGCCACGCTCGTCCTCGGCAACACGCGCCTGCCGCATCGGCCCGCCACCCGCGGCTTCGCCGAAGGAGCCGCCTGGCTCGCCCAGATCGGGCTGTTCGTCATGCTCGGCATCCTGGCCAGCCCCTCCGAGCTGCCCACGACCATCGTCCCCGGCCTGATCGCCGGGCTCGCGCTGCTGCTGCTCGCCCGGCCCGCGTCCGTCGTGGCCTCCGCCCTGATCGTCCGCGTCGCGGGCGTCGACTCGCTGTCCTGGCGGGACCAGCTCTTCCTGTCCTGGGCGGGTCTGCGCGGTGCCGTGCCGATCGTCCTGGCCACCATCCCCTGGGCCGCGGGGATCATCGGGGCGAAGGGCCTGTTCAACGAGGTCTTCGTCATCGTGATCGTCTTCACGATGGTGCAGGGGCCCACGTTGCCGTACCTGGCGCGCGTCCTCGGCATCGGCGCGCCCGGCGAGGCCCGCGACCTCGGCGTCGAGGCCGCGCCCCTGGAAGAGCTCGACGCCGACCTGCTCCAGGTCACGATCCCTCCCGGCTCGGGACTGCACGGAGTGGAGATCTTCGAGCTCCGCCTGCCGTCCGACGCCGCCGTCACCATGGTCGTTCGGGAGGGACGGTCGTTCGTCCCCGAGCTCTCGACCCGGCTCCGGGCGGAGGACCAGCTCCTGGTCGTCACGACCGCGGCCTGCCGGCAGACGGTCGAGCGGCGCCTGCGGGCGGTCAGCCGGCGTGGCAAGCTGGCCGGATGGTACGGCGAGCGCGGCGACTGA
- a CDS encoding LCP family protein: MTDESSPYLKSPAVLDGLRKDDSAGDGDDVREAPPKKRRLWRRVLIVVALVLAVVLAAGFALVMERQITLNGNIERITGAFPEEAGRPAKTVGEAQNWLLIGSDKRPGEAGSQRADTIMIVHVPAARDRLTLIGIPRDSYVRIPGRGNNKINAAYAFGGPKLLIRTVEDLTKIRIDHFAALDFRGFVAMTEVIGGVDVYVSRKVYDPMNKVTWPQGMVHLEGEKALLFVRQRYNLPGGDFDRIKRQQAFVRAMGHKIISRDLLTDPLKLNAFLEALTRAVSVDSGVSLGTLRDLALELRDIRPDTVDSTTIPTAGTATIKGASVVRVDRKTGARFFTAVRDDKLQEYFDDNGGLEDLQIVS; the protein is encoded by the coding sequence GTGACGGACGAGTCTTCCCCGTACCTGAAGAGCCCGGCGGTTCTTGACGGTCTGAGGAAGGACGACTCCGCCGGTGACGGCGACGACGTCCGTGAGGCGCCTCCGAAGAAGCGGCGGTTATGGCGCCGTGTCCTGATCGTCGTCGCGCTCGTCCTCGCCGTGGTGCTGGCGGCCGGCTTCGCGCTGGTGATGGAGCGTCAGATCACCCTGAACGGCAACATCGAGCGCATCACTGGAGCGTTCCCCGAAGAGGCGGGGCGGCCCGCGAAGACCGTGGGCGAGGCGCAGAACTGGCTGCTCATCGGGTCGGACAAACGGCCGGGCGAGGCGGGCTCCCAGCGGGCCGACACGATCATGATCGTCCACGTCCCGGCCGCCCGTGATCGGCTCACCCTCATCGGCATCCCCCGCGACTCTTATGTCCGCATCCCCGGGCGCGGAAACAACAAGATCAACGCCGCGTACGCCTTCGGCGGGCCGAAGCTGCTGATCAGGACGGTCGAGGACCTCACCAAGATCCGCATCGACCACTTCGCCGCGCTGGACTTCCGAGGCTTCGTCGCGATGACCGAGGTGATCGGCGGCGTCGACGTCTACGTGTCGCGCAAGGTGTACGACCCGATGAACAAGGTCACCTGGCCGCAGGGCATGGTGCACCTGGAGGGCGAGAAGGCCCTGCTGTTCGTCCGGCAGAGGTACAACCTGCCCGGCGGCGACTTCGACCGCATCAAGCGGCAGCAGGCGTTCGTCCGCGCGATGGGTCACAAGATCATCAGCAGGGACCTGCTGACCGACCCGCTGAAGCTCAACGCCTTCCTGGAGGCGCTCACCCGCGCGGTCAGCGTGGACTCGGGCGTCTCGCTCGGCACCCTGCGCGACCTGGCCCTTGAGCTGCGCGATATCCGCCCCGACACGGTCGATTCCACGACGATCCCCACCGCCGGCACCGCCACGATCAAGGGCGCGAGCGTCGTCCGTGTCGACAGGAAGACCGGCGCGCGATTCTTCACCGCGGTCCGCGACGACAAGCTGCAGGAATACTTCGACGACAATGGCGGTCTCGAGGATCTTCAAATCGTCTCGTGA
- a CDS encoding 5-formyltetrahydrofolate cyclo-ligase, with protein sequence MDKAELRRRIVAARTRLADPRGSATAIRETLLDRPWVQMAGLVACYWSMGTEPSTHGLIFALWKHGATVILPVLRPDDDLDWAVYDGPGSVEPGPRGMMEPVDTRRGVDAIRTAALVIVPALAVDPSNGVRLGRGGGSYDRALARVGPNVPTIALLHDGELIEGIPAEPHDMAVSMAALPSGIVTLGRM encoded by the coding sequence GTGGACAAAGCGGAGCTGCGCCGGAGGATCGTGGCCGCTCGCACAAGGCTCGCCGATCCGCGCGGCTCGGCGACCGCGATCAGGGAAACGCTACTCGACCGGCCCTGGGTGCAAATGGCCGGGCTCGTCGCGTGTTATTGGTCGATGGGCACGGAACCGTCGACGCACGGCCTGATTTTCGCGCTCTGGAAGCACGGCGCCACCGTCATCCTTCCCGTCCTGCGGCCGGACGACGACCTCGACTGGGCCGTCTACGACGGTCCGGGGTCGGTGGAGCCGGGCCCGCGCGGCATGATGGAGCCGGTGGACACGCGGCGCGGCGTGGACGCCATCCGTACGGCGGCCCTGGTCATCGTGCCCGCGCTGGCCGTCGACCCGTCCAATGGCGTCAGGCTCGGGCGCGGGGGCGGCTCCTACGACCGCGCGCTCGCCCGGGTCGGGCCGAACGTGCCGACGATCGCGCTGCTGCACGACGGCGAGCTGATCGAGGGAATTCCCGCGGAACCCCACGACATGGCGGTTTCGATGGCGGCGCTTCCGTCGGGCATCGTCACGCTCGGACGGATGTGA
- the galU gene encoding UTP--glucose-1-phosphate uridylyltransferase GalU: MADYDPVTKVVIPAAGLGTRFLPATKATPKEMLPIVDKPAIQYVVEEAVSVGLLDLLMVTGRNKRSIEDHFDRAYELEEVLAAKGDSERLSQVLEPVEIATFHYVRQGEPKGLGHAVLCAKQHVGNHPFACLLGDDMIDHRDHLLKRMIEVRDTYGGSVVALMEVPREQVSLYGCAEIQPTSEDDVVRVTGLVEKPPADEAPSNWAVIGRYVIDPAVFEVLENTPPGRGGEIQLTDALLELAGRTNEDGGPVHGVLFRGRRYDTGNKLDYLRTVVQFAAERPDLAPDFIPWLREFLDRHSG, translated from the coding sequence ATGGCTGACTACGATCCAGTGACGAAAGTCGTCATTCCCGCCGCCGGCCTCGGGACCCGCTTCCTTCCGGCGACCAAGGCGACCCCGAAAGAGATGCTGCCGATCGTCGACAAGCCGGCCATCCAGTATGTCGTCGAAGAGGCGGTGTCCGTCGGACTCCTCGACCTCCTCATGGTGACAGGCCGGAACAAGCGCTCCATAGAGGACCACTTCGACCGCGCCTACGAGCTGGAGGAGGTGCTGGCGGCCAAGGGCGACTCCGAGCGTCTGTCCCAGGTTCTCGAACCCGTCGAGATCGCCACCTTCCACTACGTACGCCAGGGGGAGCCCAAGGGCCTGGGCCACGCCGTCCTGTGCGCCAAGCAGCACGTCGGCAACCACCCGTTCGCCTGCCTGCTGGGCGACGACATGATCGACCACCGTGACCACCTGCTCAAGCGCATGATCGAAGTGCGCGACACCTACGGCGGCAGCGTGGTCGCCCTCATGGAGGTCCCCAGGGAGCAGGTCTCGCTGTACGGCTGCGCCGAGATCCAGCCCACCTCCGAGGACGACGTGGTCCGCGTGACGGGCCTCGTCGAGAAGCCCCCCGCGGACGAGGCGCCGTCCAACTGGGCGGTCATCGGCCGTTACGTCATCGACCCCGCCGTCTTCGAGGTCCTGGAGAACACCCCGCCGGGACGCGGCGGCGAGATCCAGCTCACCGACGCCCTGCTCGAACTGGCCGGGCGCACCAACGAGGACGGCGGCCCCGTCCACGGCGTGCTGTTCCGCGGCCGCCGCTACGACACCGGCAACAAGCTCGACTACCTGCGCACGGTCGTCCAGTTCGCCGCCGAGCGTCCCGATCTCGCCCCCGACTTCATCCCCTGGCTTCGCGAGTTCCTCGACCGGCATTCCGGGTGA
- the glp gene encoding molybdotransferase-like divisome protein Glp, which translates to MKSVDAHLAEILAAVRPLAPVVLGLDAALGATLAEDVEAPVPLPPFDNSAMDGYAVRAADVATASEDHPVVLPVTLDVAAGDVAPRTVASGHVTRIMTGAPVPEGADAVVPVEWTDGGVSEVLIRRPAPAGNAIRRSGEDVRPGDVVLASGAVLGPAQLGILAGVGRSAVRVRPRPRVLVLSTGAELAEPGTPLAHGQIWESNSFTLVAAVRQAGGEAVRRRAVGDDPAEFKDTLDALLGEADAVITSGGISMGAYEPVKEALAPLGTVRFEKVAMQPGMPQGFGLLGERQVPIFTLPGNPVSSYVSFVLFVKPALAVLRGLPAAPASTVTATLTSAARSPAGRRSFLRGVLGTDGTVAPVHGQGSHQLAALASANALIVVPEDVTGLPEGKVVEVIPL; encoded by the coding sequence ATGAAATCGGTCGACGCACACCTCGCCGAGATCCTCGCCGCCGTGCGCCCGCTCGCCCCCGTCGTCCTCGGCCTGGACGCGGCGCTCGGCGCCACCCTGGCCGAGGACGTCGAGGCCCCCGTCCCGCTGCCGCCGTTCGACAACTCCGCCATGGACGGGTACGCCGTGCGGGCCGCCGACGTCGCGACGGCGAGCGAGGACCACCCCGTCGTGCTCCCGGTGACGCTCGACGTCGCGGCCGGCGACGTCGCCCCGCGCACGGTCGCCTCCGGGCACGTCACGCGGATCATGACAGGCGCGCCGGTGCCCGAGGGCGCCGACGCCGTGGTGCCGGTCGAGTGGACCGACGGCGGCGTGTCCGAGGTCCTCATCCGCAGGCCCGCGCCCGCGGGCAACGCGATCCGCAGGTCCGGTGAGGACGTCCGGCCCGGGGACGTCGTCCTCGCCTCGGGCGCCGTGCTCGGGCCCGCCCAGCTCGGCATCCTCGCCGGGGTGGGCAGGAGCGCCGTCCGGGTCCGCCCGCGGCCCCGCGTGCTCGTGCTGTCCACGGGCGCCGAGCTGGCCGAGCCGGGCACTCCTCTCGCCCACGGGCAGATCTGGGAGTCCAACAGCTTCACGCTCGTCGCCGCCGTCCGCCAGGCGGGCGGGGAGGCCGTCCGCAGGCGCGCCGTCGGCGACGACCCCGCCGAGTTCAAGGACACGCTCGACGCGCTGCTCGGCGAGGCCGACGCCGTGATCACCAGCGGCGGCATCTCCATGGGCGCCTACGAGCCGGTCAAGGAGGCCCTGGCGCCGCTCGGCACGGTCCGCTTCGAGAAGGTCGCCATGCAGCCGGGCATGCCCCAGGGGTTCGGGCTCCTCGGCGAGCGGCAGGTCCCGATCTTCACGCTTCCCGGCAACCCCGTCTCGTCGTACGTCTCGTTCGTCCTGTTCGTGAAGCCCGCGCTGGCCGTGCTGCGCGGGCTGCCCGCCGCGCCCGCGTCCACCGTCACGGCGACGCTCACGTCCGCGGCGCGGTCCCCGGCGGGCCGGCGGTCGTTCCTGCGGGGGGTGCTCGGGACGGACGGCACCGTCGCCCCCGTGCACGGGCAGGGGTCCCACCAGCTCGCCGCCCTGGCCTCGGCCAACGCGCTCATCGTCGTGCCCGAGGACGTGACCGGGCTGCCGGAGGGGAAGGTCGTGGAGGTGATCCCGCTGTGA